Proteins encoded together in one Cardiocondyla obscurior isolate alpha-2009 linkage group LG07, Cobs3.1, whole genome shotgun sequence window:
- the Row gene encoding uncharacterized protein Row isoform X2: MDLPRFTNEELTDIHLVYGEALGNGLEAQRIYEERFPKRRHPSCRTFSLLHQRLRETGSLQPNRYGKGAVTVLSSRREALKIKAETEKKLAEIEKNNILNAKLAKKSVDKSTNSTQSAESIQPAESIQSAESVKSAEVVKSVEPVQPEVVNFSNVIIPLINTSVINNSVISAPLINNSVISTPLINNSVISTPLINTPVMNTAMVNTPVIQYQYSTKPLQIDNMPRLRMFSRAILNARPAHMTLNLECIEEPLSEAQQMLKTKLKEDYDKVAAVLEELMKDHNNKIVCQVGSVSGYQCTLPSVTPGQASTIVQNNPQILKAQQNKNSAPIKLNIANTNSSQGNIQLVVDPRMGVILGSVSQAPATTTAATTTSVASTMTQSQQENYKYTKSARKSKVQVQQPDIIEEPTSIVTRVKPKSIPTHVITSSSSSNISQDIPNLKVKSVIKPASNQQIKPTEHTSIGGIAIGNKNPVSEQLDEAKKNHPDSREFMFNKTTGGRTFPSLVVVARPNLLNKDIPSHIAQKERQTLDVRVKSVLMFSATKFAEWLIQQGLVKSEQYCLLHSSIYQKIRLKLGMYSDQGTFPYSGGYVWISNCCPDRYVSVFSGSIFEGAHYTPTILLKLIYHWACQTNVQNVIAWVKVSNIYLKNFYTHLRSVCTAAIWDKSHKMGGKNSVIQVGVISLGTTSQDGHLRQVKVEVLGVLDPSTCDIRLRACEPMQEEKSFKRRFSNILHPLKEWVHTDSKIITDFTVDKSTLHDMGYNHVVQSAFSELNSTNIINNYHIMDYLRKIVPRMFQNTLSLLSRQMIQQFLDELIWREIYGATPERAFDNIIRHIAEQTKLDSNDSLLDRLSKIAANPFQNWSYSDPANKVVTLPKKVPLIDLLSVQKTSETKSVRRGKKRNHSITTTECEIKRALIDPKNSKEKEKDDKSEKEPKELIQLQELYYATMEGDKNLIIKEPKVSLYFKCFLCTAVMKSNVEVMEHMVNHVPPQVPGQSELSVCRYCCTALSSQHQMLTHVSETHSNFGHCDSVMVVCAICEEKFGKSKALIDHLSLMHYPSEMPYQCETCGYRTSSHKDVIDHYYKIHERGEGLQCPYCLKVMQFINEGNPNASHVYAYLSHMQRHVVRRDQGKGNKCSRCCLWFNQKSSLTIHQRQLHNSVSNSKAVPYSAGNNGIMVVKTIPEAKRFCVDSPLPELPPDDKIQKWDTGPITVNTSTRYLSCQECEEDIDEDEHYPGEQRCQQCRYVTCCWRAFQEHQQQIHNERPKTSLIVPSPLVNVPLNKKLQCPCGYTSIDGNQLAKHLINCKKISAHPVEESAPSGISDSIELVPEVVFEETNDAHEKSDTEISQN; the protein is encoded by the exons ATGGATCTTCCACGTTTTACAAATGAAGAGTTAACCGATATTCACCTAGTATATGGTGAAGCATTGGGAAATGGATTGGAAGCTCAACGAATATACGAAGAACGTTTTCCTAAACGAAGACATCCATCATGTAGAACGTTTTCCTTACTTCATCAACGACTAAGAGAAACTGGAAGTTTGCAGCCTAACAGATATGGAAAAGGAGCAGTAACTGTTCTGAGTTCAAG GCGAGAAGCACTAAAGATTAAAGCtgaaactgaaaaaaaattggctgaaattgaaaaaaataacatactCAATGCAAAACTTGCTAAAAAATCTGTTGATAAATCGACAAATTCGACACAATCAGCAGAATCAATACAACCAGCAGAATCAATACAATCAGCAGAATCAGTAAAATCAGCAGAAGTAGTAAAATCAGTGGAGCCAGTACAACCTGAAGTAGTAAATTTTTCTAACGTGATAATTCCACTAATTAATActtctgtaattaataattctgtaATTAGTGCTCCGCTGATTAATAATTCTGTAATTAGTACTCCACTGATAAATAATTCTGTAATTAGTACTCCGCTGATTAATACTCCAGTGATGAATACTGCAATGGTTAACACTCCAGTAATACAGTATCAATACTCTACAAAGCCACTTCAGATAG aTAATATGCCAAGATTACGAATGTTTTCACGAGCTATATTGAATGCTCGCCCAGCACACATGACATTAAATTTGGAGTGTATAGAAGAACCTCTGAGTGAAGCTCAGCAGAtgttaaaaacaaaacttaAAGAAGATTATGACAAG GTTGCAGCTGTGTTAGAAGAATTGATGAAAgatcataataataaaatagtatgCCAAGTGGGAAGTGTCAGTGGATATCAGTGTACATT ACCATCTGTAACACCAGGACAGGCTTCAACAATAGTTCAAAACAATCCCCAGATTTTAAAG GctcaacaaaataaaaattcagcacctattaaattaaatattgctaACACAAATTCTTCCCAAGGGAACATTCAATTAGTTGTTGATCCACGTATGGGAGTAATTTTAGGATCTGTTTCCCAGGCTCCAG CTACAACTACTGCAGCTACTACTACATCTGTGGCTTCAACTATGACACAATCTCAACAAGAGAAT tatAAATATACCAAATCTGCACGTAAGTCAAAAGTTCAAGTACAACAACCCGATATTATAGAAGAG ccTACATCTATAGTAACTCGCGTAAAACCAAAATCTATACCAACACATGTTATAACAA gtTCCTCAAGTTCCAACATTTCTCAAGATATTCCAAATCTTAAAGTGAAGTCTGTAATCAAGCCAGCATCTAATCAACAGATAAAACCTACAGAACACACGAGTATAGGTGGAATAGCCATCGGCAACAAAAATCCAG tcAGCGAACAGCTTGACGAAGCCAAGAAAAATCATCCCGATAGTAGAGAATTTATGTTTAACAAAACAACTGGTGGTCGAACTTTTCCCTCCTTAGTAGTAGTAGCAAGACctaatttacttaataaagACATTCCATCACACATTGCacaaaaagagagacaaacattag atgtCAGAGTTAAAAGCGTACTCATGTTTTCCGCCACCAAATTCGCTGAATGGTTAATACAGCAGGGATTAGTAAAATCGGAACAATACTGCTTACTGCATAGTTCAATCTATCAAAAAATTAGACTTAAGTTAGGAATGTACAGTGATCAGGGAACATTTCCTTATTCTGGTGGTTACGTTTGGATATCCAATTGTTGTCCCGATAGATATGTCTCCGTTTTTTCGGGTTCTATTTTTGAAGGAGCTCATTACACACCTACTATCttgttaaaattgatttatcatTGGGCATGTCAAACtaacgtgcaaaatgtaaTCGCCTGGGTGAAAGTAtccaatatatatttaaaaaacttttatacaCATCTACGTAGCGTCTGCACAGCCGCAATATGGGATAAAAGTCATAAGATGGGTGGTAAAAACTCAGTGATACAAGTCGGTGTGATTAGTTTAGGCACGACGTCGCAAGATGGACATTTGCGACAG GTAAAAGTCGAGGTTCTCGGCGTTCTAGACCCGTCTACATGTGACATACGGTTACGAGCATGTGAACCAATGCAAGAGGAAAAATCATTCAAAAGACGGTTCAGTAATATTCTACATCCTTTGAAAGAGTGGGTTCATACAGActctaaaataataactgaCTTCACTGTCGACAAAAGCACATTGCACGACATGGGTTATAATCACGTTGTACAGTCTGCATTTTCGGAACTGAATTCTACAaatatcataaataattaccATATTATGGATTATCTTAGAAAAATCGTGCCAAGAATGTTTCAGAATACGCTAAGTTTACTTAGTAGGCAAATGATACAACAGTTCTTAGACGAATTAATATGGAGAGAGATTTATGGCGCTACACCCGAACGTGCATTTGACAATATTATACGGCATATTGCAGAGCAAACTAAACTTGATTCCA atgattcTTTGTTAGATCGTCTATCAAAGATCGCTGCTAATCCATTTCAAAATTGGTCTTATTCCGATCCAGCTAATAAGGTAGTTACGTTACCGAAAAAAGTACcgttaattgatttattatcaGTCCAGAAAACCTCTGAAACAAAAAGTGTTCGTCGAGGAAAGAAACGAAACCATTCTATAACAACTACAGagtgtgaaataaaaagagcgtTAATTGATCCTAAAAacagtaaagaaaaagaaaaagatgataaaagcgaaaaagaaCCAAAAGAACTAATTCAGCTCCAAGAATTATATTATGCTACAATGGAAGGtgataaaaatcttattataAAGGAACCTAAAGTTTCTTTATATTTCAAG TGTTTTCTTTGCACAGCAGTAATGAAATCTAATGTTGAAGTGATGGAACATATGGTTAATCATGTACCTCCACAAGTACCAGGTCAATCGGAATTATCCGTATGCCGATACTGTTGCACGGCACTTTCGTCACAACATCAAATGCTTACTCATGTTTCGGAAACACACAGTAATTTTGGTCATTGTGATAGCGTCATGGTAGTTTGTGCTATTTGCGAAGAAAAATTTG GAAAAAGTAAAGCTTTAATTGATCATTTGTCATTAATGCATTATCCTTCCGAAATGCCATATCAATGTGAAACATGCGGCTATCGTACATCCAGCCATAAGGATGTCATAgatcattattataaaattcatgaAAGAGGCGAAGGATTGCAATGTCCGTACTGTCTCAAA GTAATGCAATTTATAAACGAAGGCAATCCTAACGCTTCTCACGTTTACGCTTATTTATCGCATATGCAAAGACACGTCGTGAGAAGAGATCAAGGAAAAGGCAATAAATGCTCAAGATGCTGTCTTTGGTTCAAccaaaaaagttctttaacaaTACACCAGAGGCAGTTGCACAACAGTGTTTCGAATTCAA AAGCAGTACCATATTCTGCTGGCAATAATGGTATTATGGTCGTAAAAACCATACCGGAAGCGAAACGATTTTGTGTAGATAGTCCACTACCTGAATTGCCACCGGatgacaaaatacaaaaatggGATACAGGGCCAATTACGGTGAACACGTCCACTAGATATTTATCCTGCCAGGAGTGTGAGGAAGATATTGATGAAGACGAACATTATCC AGGAGAGCAACGATGTCAACAGTGTCGTTATGTTACGTGTTGCTGGCGCGCATTCCAAGAGCACCAGCAACAAATTCATAATGAAAGACCGAAGACAAGTTTGATTGTACCATCTCCGTTAGTTAACGTTccactaaataaaaaattgcaatgcCCTTGTGGTTACACATCAATTGACGGCAACCAATtag CGAAACACttgataaattgtaaaaaaatatcggcACATCCTGTTGAAGAATCAGCACCCTCTGGTATATCTGATAGCATAGAATTAGTTCCCGAAGTTGTATTTGAG GAAACCAATGATGCGCATGAGAAATCTGACACAGAAATCTCACagaattaa
- the Row gene encoding uncharacterized protein Row isoform X4 has product MPRLRMFSRAILNARPAHMTLNLECIEEPLSEAQQMLKTKLKEDYDKVAAVLEELMKDHNNKIVCQVGSVSGYQCTLPSVTPGQASTIVQNNPQILKVAQQNKNSAPIKLNIANTNSSQGNIQLVVDPRMGVILGSVSQAPATTTAATTTSVASTMTQSQQENYKYTKSARKSKVQVQQPDIIEEPTSIVTRVKPKSIPTHVITSSSSSNISQDIPNLKVKSVIKPASNQQIKPTEHTSIGGIAIGNKNPVSEQLDEAKKNHPDSREFMFNKTTGGRTFPSLVVVARPNLLNKDIPSHIAQKERQTLDVRVKSVLMFSATKFAEWLIQQGLVKSEQYCLLHSSIYQKIRLKLGMYSDQGTFPYSGGYVWISNCCPDRYVSVFSGSIFEGAHYTPTILLKLIYHWACQTNVQNVIAWVKVSNIYLKNFYTHLRSVCTAAIWDKSHKMGGKNSVIQVGVISLGTTSQDGHLRQVKVEVLGVLDPSTCDIRLRACEPMQEEKSFKRRFSNILHPLKEWVHTDSKIITDFTVDKSTLHDMGYNHVVQSAFSELNSTNIINNYHIMDYLRKIVPRMFQNTLSLLSRQMIQQFLDELIWREIYGATPERAFDNIIRHIAEQTKLDSNDSLLDRLSKIAANPFQNWSYSDPANKVVTLPKKVPLIDLLSVQKTSETKSVRRGKKRNHSITTTECEIKRALIDPKNSKEKEKDDKSEKEPKELIQLQELYYATMEGDKNLIIKEPKVSLYFKCFLCTAVMKSNVEVMEHMVNHVPPQVPGQSELSVCRYCCTALSSQHQMLTHVSETHSNFGHCDSVMVVCAICEEKFGKSKALIDHLSLMHYPSEMPYQCETCGYRTSSHKDVIDHYYKIHERGEGLQCPYCLKVMQFINEGNPNASHVYAYLSHMQRHVVRRDQGKGNKCSRCCLWFNQKSSLTIHQRQLHNSVSNSKAVPYSAGNNGIMVVKTIPEAKRFCVDSPLPELPPDDKIQKWDTGPITVNTSTRYLSCQECEEDIDEDEHYPGEQRCQQCRYVTCCWRAFQEHQQQIHNERPKTSLIVPSPLVNVPLNKKLQCPCGYTSIDGNQLAKHLINCKKISAHPVEESAPSGISDSIELVPEVVFEETNDAHEKSDTEISQN; this is encoded by the exons ATGCCAAGATTACGAATGTTTTCACGAGCTATATTGAATGCTCGCCCAGCACACATGACATTAAATTTGGAGTGTATAGAAGAACCTCTGAGTGAAGCTCAGCAGAtgttaaaaacaaaacttaAAGAAGATTATGACAAG GTTGCAGCTGTGTTAGAAGAATTGATGAAAgatcataataataaaatagtatgCCAAGTGGGAAGTGTCAGTGGATATCAGTGTACATT ACCATCTGTAACACCAGGACAGGCTTCAACAATAGTTCAAAACAATCCCCAGATTTTAAAGGTT GctcaacaaaataaaaattcagcacctattaaattaaatattgctaACACAAATTCTTCCCAAGGGAACATTCAATTAGTTGTTGATCCACGTATGGGAGTAATTTTAGGATCTGTTTCCCAGGCTCCAG CTACAACTACTGCAGCTACTACTACATCTGTGGCTTCAACTATGACACAATCTCAACAAGAGAAT tatAAATATACCAAATCTGCACGTAAGTCAAAAGTTCAAGTACAACAACCCGATATTATAGAAGAG ccTACATCTATAGTAACTCGCGTAAAACCAAAATCTATACCAACACATGTTATAACAA gtTCCTCAAGTTCCAACATTTCTCAAGATATTCCAAATCTTAAAGTGAAGTCTGTAATCAAGCCAGCATCTAATCAACAGATAAAACCTACAGAACACACGAGTATAGGTGGAATAGCCATCGGCAACAAAAATCCAG tcAGCGAACAGCTTGACGAAGCCAAGAAAAATCATCCCGATAGTAGAGAATTTATGTTTAACAAAACAACTGGTGGTCGAACTTTTCCCTCCTTAGTAGTAGTAGCAAGACctaatttacttaataaagACATTCCATCACACATTGCacaaaaagagagacaaacattag atgtCAGAGTTAAAAGCGTACTCATGTTTTCCGCCACCAAATTCGCTGAATGGTTAATACAGCAGGGATTAGTAAAATCGGAACAATACTGCTTACTGCATAGTTCAATCTATCAAAAAATTAGACTTAAGTTAGGAATGTACAGTGATCAGGGAACATTTCCTTATTCTGGTGGTTACGTTTGGATATCCAATTGTTGTCCCGATAGATATGTCTCCGTTTTTTCGGGTTCTATTTTTGAAGGAGCTCATTACACACCTACTATCttgttaaaattgatttatcatTGGGCATGTCAAACtaacgtgcaaaatgtaaTCGCCTGGGTGAAAGTAtccaatatatatttaaaaaacttttatacaCATCTACGTAGCGTCTGCACAGCCGCAATATGGGATAAAAGTCATAAGATGGGTGGTAAAAACTCAGTGATACAAGTCGGTGTGATTAGTTTAGGCACGACGTCGCAAGATGGACATTTGCGACAG GTAAAAGTCGAGGTTCTCGGCGTTCTAGACCCGTCTACATGTGACATACGGTTACGAGCATGTGAACCAATGCAAGAGGAAAAATCATTCAAAAGACGGTTCAGTAATATTCTACATCCTTTGAAAGAGTGGGTTCATACAGActctaaaataataactgaCTTCACTGTCGACAAAAGCACATTGCACGACATGGGTTATAATCACGTTGTACAGTCTGCATTTTCGGAACTGAATTCTACAaatatcataaataattaccATATTATGGATTATCTTAGAAAAATCGTGCCAAGAATGTTTCAGAATACGCTAAGTTTACTTAGTAGGCAAATGATACAACAGTTCTTAGACGAATTAATATGGAGAGAGATTTATGGCGCTACACCCGAACGTGCATTTGACAATATTATACGGCATATTGCAGAGCAAACTAAACTTGATTCCA atgattcTTTGTTAGATCGTCTATCAAAGATCGCTGCTAATCCATTTCAAAATTGGTCTTATTCCGATCCAGCTAATAAGGTAGTTACGTTACCGAAAAAAGTACcgttaattgatttattatcaGTCCAGAAAACCTCTGAAACAAAAAGTGTTCGTCGAGGAAAGAAACGAAACCATTCTATAACAACTACAGagtgtgaaataaaaagagcgtTAATTGATCCTAAAAacagtaaagaaaaagaaaaagatgataaaagcgaaaaagaaCCAAAAGAACTAATTCAGCTCCAAGAATTATATTATGCTACAATGGAAGGtgataaaaatcttattataAAGGAACCTAAAGTTTCTTTATATTTCAAG TGTTTTCTTTGCACAGCAGTAATGAAATCTAATGTTGAAGTGATGGAACATATGGTTAATCATGTACCTCCACAAGTACCAGGTCAATCGGAATTATCCGTATGCCGATACTGTTGCACGGCACTTTCGTCACAACATCAAATGCTTACTCATGTTTCGGAAACACACAGTAATTTTGGTCATTGTGATAGCGTCATGGTAGTTTGTGCTATTTGCGAAGAAAAATTTG GAAAAAGTAAAGCTTTAATTGATCATTTGTCATTAATGCATTATCCTTCCGAAATGCCATATCAATGTGAAACATGCGGCTATCGTACATCCAGCCATAAGGATGTCATAgatcattattataaaattcatgaAAGAGGCGAAGGATTGCAATGTCCGTACTGTCTCAAA GTAATGCAATTTATAAACGAAGGCAATCCTAACGCTTCTCACGTTTACGCTTATTTATCGCATATGCAAAGACACGTCGTGAGAAGAGATCAAGGAAAAGGCAATAAATGCTCAAGATGCTGTCTTTGGTTCAAccaaaaaagttctttaacaaTACACCAGAGGCAGTTGCACAACAGTGTTTCGAATTCAA AAGCAGTACCATATTCTGCTGGCAATAATGGTATTATGGTCGTAAAAACCATACCGGAAGCGAAACGATTTTGTGTAGATAGTCCACTACCTGAATTGCCACCGGatgacaaaatacaaaaatggGATACAGGGCCAATTACGGTGAACACGTCCACTAGATATTTATCCTGCCAGGAGTGTGAGGAAGATATTGATGAAGACGAACATTATCC AGGAGAGCAACGATGTCAACAGTGTCGTTATGTTACGTGTTGCTGGCGCGCATTCCAAGAGCACCAGCAACAAATTCATAATGAAAGACCGAAGACAAGTTTGATTGTACCATCTCCGTTAGTTAACGTTccactaaataaaaaattgcaatgcCCTTGTGGTTACACATCAATTGACGGCAACCAATtag CGAAACACttgataaattgtaaaaaaatatcggcACATCCTGTTGAAGAATCAGCACCCTCTGGTATATCTGATAGCATAGAATTAGTTCCCGAAGTTGTATTTGAG GAAACCAATGATGCGCATGAGAAATCTGACACAGAAATCTCACagaattaa